The proteins below are encoded in one region of Pseudomonas putida NBRC 14164:
- a CDS encoding McrC family protein, producing MKTNITIREYARLTTDDVHATLDLAQVSQSAFDWLCDFNGGAEGSGTSLLKLTNRRTLKWDSYVGVLETPCGTRLEILPKHHEQDDCVVKSRQLLWKLIQNALQLKPRKAGAANVETFDAPLSEWLMEQFLYELDLLLKRGLRFDYQRIEEEQRYLRGQLNVVAQMRQPPGRQHNFSIRHYIFVPDRAENRLLKLALEQVAKLTKNDQNWRLAIELQALLASVPRSQNITQDLGAWSDNRLMSHYKPIKPWCELILSQHMPLAVAGKTSGISLLFPMERLFERYVQNWLNRRLTTEAQMRTQSGNRYLCEHEGKSRFCLRPDILIDLPSQRWILDTKWKRIDSQKHESNYYVSQADFYQLFAYGHKYWNDKNAPKLVLIYPYWSKLQNELPIFDYGNRLQLRILPFNLDTDCLLVKDEQHLPFIKASN from the coding sequence GTGAAAACCAATATAACGATCCGCGAGTATGCACGTCTGACTACCGACGACGTGCACGCCACTCTTGACCTGGCGCAGGTATCCCAAAGCGCTTTCGATTGGTTGTGCGATTTCAATGGCGGCGCCGAAGGTAGCGGTACAAGTCTGCTCAAGCTCACCAATCGCCGCACCTTGAAGTGGGACTCATACGTAGGCGTGCTGGAGACCCCGTGCGGTACACGTCTAGAGATTCTTCCTAAGCATCATGAGCAGGACGACTGTGTAGTAAAAAGTCGCCAGCTGTTATGGAAACTCATTCAAAACGCGCTCCAGTTGAAGCCGCGAAAAGCTGGCGCTGCTAACGTCGAAACTTTTGACGCACCACTCAGTGAATGGCTAATGGAACAGTTTCTCTACGAGCTAGACTTGTTGCTGAAGCGCGGCCTACGTTTTGACTACCAACGAATCGAAGAAGAGCAACGTTATCTTCGAGGCCAGCTAAATGTGGTCGCACAAATGCGCCAGCCACCAGGACGACAGCACAATTTTTCCATTCGCCATTACATATTTGTGCCGGATCGTGCCGAGAACCGACTGCTTAAGCTCGCATTGGAGCAAGTGGCTAAACTCACAAAAAACGACCAGAACTGGCGACTAGCTATTGAATTGCAGGCACTTCTAGCTAGCGTTCCTCGTAGCCAAAATATCACTCAAGATTTAGGCGCTTGGAGCGATAATAGGCTGATGAGCCACTACAAGCCAATCAAGCCATGGTGCGAGTTGATTCTGAGTCAACACATGCCTCTGGCGGTGGCAGGCAAGACTTCCGGCATTAGCCTACTGTTCCCGATGGAGCGGCTATTCGAGCGATATGTGCAGAATTGGCTAAATCGTAGACTCACGACCGAAGCTCAAATGAGAACCCAGTCCGGGAACAGATACTTGTGTGAACACGAGGGCAAGAGTAGGTTCTGCCTGAGGCCAGACATATTGATTGACTTACCTTCACAAAGGTGGATTCTGGACACCAAGTGGAAGCGTATTGACTCGCAAAAGCACGAGAGCAATTATTATGTAAGCCAGGCGGATTTTTATCAGCTTTTTGCCTACGGACATAAGTACTGGAATGACAAAAACGCACCCAAACTAGTATTAATTTATCCATACTGGTCAAAATTACAGAATGAACTCCCGATTTTCGATTACGGAAATCGGCTTCAACTGAGGATCCTGCCTTTTAACTTAGACACAGATTGTTTATTAGTGAAAGATGAACAGCACCTGCCTTTTATAAAGGCCTCGAATTAG
- a CDS encoding AAA family ATPase, with protein sequence MGPRAKTVTPDVWLHTWRTLGSNFISYGSSGSGAFALKERGVALNQVLFGPPGTGKTYATIDLALEILDPETLREHQKNRAVLKRRFDELVQQDRVRFVTFHQSFSYEDFVEGLRATTDESTQQLRYEVVDGVFKSMCEAAAAKVTHQAQAPSDLKGRRVWKMSLGNTLGDDSHVYDECLQGEYVLLGYGEDIDFTGCTSRQEVQQRFASAGIIPANPTNDYRITSVTAFVTRMKMGDLIVVSDGNFKFRAIAEITGDYQFKPHAEFDTGYSQMRSVKWLREYSPSLPHTELLNGQFSQMTLYEMSSSTLDREKLAGLLGTASNAGEFALQVDQRFGNYVVRKVGSEQIEFDKPSGGSLPLPLSIIRQLLSYVRDGRITVEDIRQKRVFERVAESDLEKYLVNGYQNLFAAVVERLLEPTGGPRVNDARVLIIDEINRGNMSRIFGELITLIEPSKRAGADEALSVVLPYSKKSFSVPNNLFLIGTMNTVDRSLAGLDIALRRRFTFREMPPKPELLDNVLIENQLHIGQLLRVMNQRIEALLDRDHRLGHAYFIPLQNDASLSRLEEIFRNQVFPLLQEYFFEDWQRIAWVLNDHRKSPCDQFVRKLPSQVEELFGSDVGAGLEEFSWEVNEEAFQRLEAFLRILDIQIPASLEVVKREASSGDFVLRELNSGSIEVLHQGRPQQPTHPALRELANQIGMSIQGETGHRLNTRTLGRNLLSHLQNQES encoded by the coding sequence ATGGGGCCGCGCGCCAAGACGGTTACCCCTGACGTCTGGTTACATACCTGGAGAACGCTAGGGTCCAACTTCATCTCCTATGGATCTAGCGGCAGTGGAGCATTTGCATTGAAGGAACGCGGCGTGGCGTTGAACCAAGTGCTTTTCGGGCCACCTGGTACCGGGAAAACCTATGCGACTATCGATCTGGCACTAGAAATTTTGGATCCTGAGACGCTTCGGGAGCACCAGAAAAACCGCGCTGTGCTCAAGCGTCGATTCGATGAACTCGTCCAACAGGATAGAGTGCGCTTCGTCACATTCCACCAAAGCTTCAGCTACGAGGACTTCGTAGAAGGCTTACGCGCAACCACCGATGAAAGCACTCAGCAGTTGCGTTATGAAGTCGTGGACGGTGTCTTCAAGTCGATGTGTGAGGCCGCAGCCGCAAAGGTGACGCACCAGGCTCAAGCACCAAGCGACCTGAAAGGTCGACGGGTATGGAAGATGTCCCTTGGAAATACCCTGGGAGACGATTCCCACGTTTACGATGAGTGTTTGCAAGGCGAATATGTGTTGCTGGGATATGGCGAAGATATCGATTTTACGGGTTGTACTAGCCGCCAAGAGGTTCAGCAACGCTTCGCTTCGGCAGGCATAATTCCTGCCAACCCAACCAACGACTATCGCATCACGAGCGTGACAGCCTTCGTCACGCGCATGAAAATGGGTGATCTGATTGTGGTGTCGGATGGTAACTTCAAGTTCCGCGCCATCGCAGAAATCACCGGCGACTACCAATTCAAGCCTCACGCAGAGTTCGATACGGGTTACTCACAAATGAGGTCAGTGAAGTGGCTCCGTGAATACAGCCCTTCCCTGCCTCACACCGAACTGCTCAACGGCCAGTTCAGCCAGATGACTCTGTATGAGATGAGCAGCTCAACCTTGGATCGGGAAAAGCTCGCAGGACTGCTCGGTACAGCTTCTAATGCTGGAGAATTCGCCCTCCAGGTAGACCAACGATTTGGCAACTACGTTGTGCGTAAAGTCGGTAGCGAGCAAATCGAGTTCGATAAGCCCAGCGGGGGTAGCCTGCCTCTTCCGCTGAGCATTATCCGTCAGCTCCTCTCATACGTTCGAGATGGACGCATAACGGTGGAGGACATTCGCCAAAAACGGGTTTTCGAACGGGTAGCCGAGTCGGACCTTGAGAAATATCTCGTGAACGGTTACCAGAATCTTTTTGCGGCCGTGGTCGAGCGCCTGCTCGAGCCCACCGGTGGCCCCCGAGTCAATGACGCGCGAGTGTTGATCATCGATGAAATCAACCGGGGCAATATGTCACGAATATTCGGCGAACTTATCACTCTCATAGAGCCGAGTAAGCGCGCGGGCGCGGATGAAGCGCTCTCGGTAGTGCTGCCTTATTCAAAAAAGTCATTCAGCGTCCCAAACAACCTGTTCTTGATTGGCACCATGAATACCGTCGACCGCTCCCTTGCCGGATTAGATATTGCCCTGCGGCGCCGATTCACGTTCCGTGAAATGCCACCAAAGCCCGAGCTGCTAGATAATGTTCTGATCGAAAACCAGCTGCACATCGGGCAGCTGTTGCGCGTGATGAATCAGCGGATAGAAGCGCTACTGGACCGGGACCACCGTCTGGGCCATGCCTACTTTATACCATTGCAGAACGACGCCTCGCTCTCACGACTGGAAGAGATTTTCCGGAACCAAGTGTTCCCGCTACTACAAGAATACTTCTTCGAGGATTGGCAGCGTATAGCATGGGTTTTGAATGATCATCGCAAATCACCTTGCGATCAATTTGTACGCAAGCTACCAAGCCAAGTAGAAGAATTGTTTGGCAGTGACGTCGGTGCAGGTCTGGAAGAATTTTCTTGGGAAGTTAACGAAGAGGCATTTCAACGGCTGGAAGCCTTCCTCCGTATCCTCGACATTCAGATCCCAGCCAGTCTCGAGGTCGTGAAACGGGAAGCCTCATCCGGTGACTTCGTCTTACGAGAGCTCAACAGTGGCTCCATCGAAGTATTGCACCAAGGGCGTCCGCAACAGCCCACACACCCAGCGCTGCGAGAATTGGCAAATCAGATAGGTATGAGCATCCAAGGCGAAACCGGTCATAGACTAAATACGCGTACCCTCGGCCGTAATCTGCTGAGTCACCTTCAGAATCAAGAGTCGTGA
- a CDS encoding DUF3077 domain-containing protein translates to MSTEETKFTVGKTTFYQGENQTHPLFRIEAGIPCQSAREQASELMGYARDMTLDGLMEDKPQLIWASHYLCALAKALMDDAELGMMR, encoded by the coding sequence ATGTCCACAGAAGAAACCAAATTCACCGTCGGTAAAACCACCTTCTATCAGGGTGAAAACCAGACCCATCCGCTGTTTCGTATTGAAGCCGGTATCCCTTGCCAGAGTGCGCGGGAGCAGGCATCGGAGCTGATGGGGTATGCACGGGATATGACCTTGGATGGCTTGATGGAAGATAAGCCACAGCTGATTTGGGCATCCCACTACCTCTGCGCTTTAGCCAAAGCACTGATGGATGATGCAGAGCTGGGAATGATGCGCTGA
- a CDS encoding AAA family ATPase: MLTTLAIGNYRSINHLVLPLGQLNLVTGANGSGKSNLYKALRLLAETAQGGVIEALAREGGLDSTWWAGPATSARMKRGEVPIQGQHPSEARRLRLGFATEDFGFAISLGLPIPLPYPTAFMLDPEIKCEAIWGAGAYRPASLLVERKNAMVRAREGNGWAVLDQHADSGESFFNIVGRPRQAPEIGELRAFINSWRFYDHFRIDRDAPCRQPQLGTRSPVLHHDGRNLASALQTIIEIGDVEDLVAALDDAFPGSRLAIDAPPGGLFSVRLHQHGLLRPLGGAELSDGTLRYLLLMAALLTPRPPSLMVLNEPETSLHADLLPALARLIIPASQRSQVWVVSHSKPLIDALTACDGCNVLELEKHHGQTQLRGVGLLDEPLWRWVD, encoded by the coding sequence ATGCTCACTACCCTCGCCATCGGCAACTACCGCTCGATCAACCACCTGGTACTGCCGCTGGGCCAACTCAACCTGGTGACTGGTGCCAACGGCAGCGGCAAATCCAACCTGTACAAGGCCCTGCGCCTGCTGGCCGAAACCGCCCAGGGCGGCGTGATCGAAGCCCTCGCCCGTGAAGGCGGGCTGGATTCGACCTGGTGGGCCGGCCCGGCAACCAGCGCACGGATGAAGCGCGGCGAAGTGCCCATCCAAGGCCAGCACCCGAGCGAAGCCAGGCGCCTGCGCCTGGGCTTTGCCACCGAGGACTTCGGTTTTGCCATCTCCCTCGGCCTGCCGATTCCCCTGCCGTATCCAACCGCGTTCATGCTCGACCCTGAGATAAAGTGCGAGGCCATCTGGGGCGCTGGTGCCTATCGGCCCGCCTCCTTGCTGGTCGAGCGCAAGAACGCCATGGTGCGGGCCCGCGAAGGCAACGGCTGGGCAGTGCTGGATCAGCATGCTGACAGCGGCGAGAGCTTCTTCAACATCGTCGGCCGGCCCCGCCAGGCGCCGGAGATTGGTGAGCTGCGCGCGTTCATCAACAGCTGGCGGTTCTACGACCACTTTCGCATCGACCGCGACGCGCCTTGTCGACAGCCACAGCTGGGTACCCGGTCGCCAGTGTTGCATCACGACGGCCGCAACCTCGCTTCGGCGCTGCAGACCATTATCGAGATAGGTGATGTCGAAGACCTGGTAGCGGCGCTGGACGACGCGTTTCCCGGCAGCCGCCTGGCGATTGATGCACCGCCGGGCGGGCTGTTCAGCGTGCGGCTACACCAACATGGGCTGCTGCGCCCGTTAGGGGGTGCTGAATTGTCCGATGGCACCTTGAGGTACCTGTTGCTGATGGCAGCGCTGCTGACACCCCGCCCGCCGTCACTGATGGTGCTGAACGAACCGGAAACCAGCCTGCATGCCGACCTGCTACCTGCGCTGGCCCGCCTGATCATCCCCGCCTCGCAACGTAGCCAGGTGTGGGTGGTGTCGCACAGCAAGCCGCTGATCGACGCATTGACCGCGTGCGACGGGTGCAATGTGCTGGAGCTTGAGAAGCACCACGGGCAAACCCAGTTGCGAGGTGTCGGTTTGCTGGATGAGCCACTGTGGCGATGGGTTGACTGA
- a CDS encoding helix-turn-helix transcriptional regulator: MEFWPLRASKTDFRLSIEQTATLLSRVGQGHDKMLAADMLKLVSAQVPLAQCTIFAYSPNRSPQVISFADRARMIELPRISSNYAERFYSMDGNQQAMTARPALSTADRIMVQRQAIEDIAHRDYRRICYELPQISERVALLTHCEGNRWLSINFYRGREHGRFSPNEINVIETAAPLIVQISRLHYRAYLEANEMPALLSERVVSLYPELTRRDQELLQLMLAGCEVEDISVSMGIQRSSAATYIKRLYRKLGISGQRELLALATQRKWPGQVH; this comes from the coding sequence ATGGAATTCTGGCCATTACGCGCATCCAAGACCGACTTTCGCCTAAGCATCGAGCAAACAGCCACCCTGCTATCACGCGTAGGGCAAGGCCACGACAAGATGCTAGCGGCCGACATGCTGAAACTGGTCAGCGCCCAAGTCCCCTTGGCCCAATGCACCATCTTCGCCTACAGCCCCAACCGCAGCCCGCAAGTCATCTCGTTCGCCGACCGCGCACGCATGATCGAGCTACCCAGAATCTCCAGCAACTACGCCGAACGCTTCTACAGCATGGATGGCAACCAACAGGCAATGACCGCGCGCCCTGCCCTGTCGACCGCCGACCGCATCATGGTGCAACGCCAGGCCATCGAAGACATCGCCCACCGCGACTACCGACGCATCTGTTACGAGCTACCGCAAATCTCCGAACGCGTCGCCCTGCTGACCCATTGCGAGGGCAACCGCTGGCTGTCGATAAACTTCTACCGAGGCCGCGAGCACGGCCGCTTCTCACCCAACGAGATCAACGTCATCGAAACAGCCGCCCCGCTGATCGTACAAATCTCGCGCCTTCATTACCGGGCCTATCTCGAAGCCAATGAAATGCCGGCACTGCTCAGTGAACGGGTTGTCAGCCTGTACCCGGAACTGACCCGGCGTGACCAGGAGCTGCTGCAACTGATGCTGGCTGGGTGTGAGGTTGAGGACATTAGCGTGAGCATGGGTATTCAGCGTTCGAGTGCGGCTACGTATATCAAGCGGCTGTACCGCAAGCTGGGTATTTCGGGGCAGCGTGAGTTGCTTGCGCTGGCTACCCAGCGCAAGTGGCCTGGCCAGGTTCATTAA